A genomic segment from Clostridium perfringens encodes:
- a CDS encoding ParA family protein produces the protein MKKISVFNIKGGVAKTTSTANFGACLEEKGDRVLLVDLDPQSNLTKLFKAYSMEDVSIADVLLDKNLDIEKVIKKTDFENIDILPSNVTLAFAERKILLDVNRSQQNRLAKALEEIEDKYDYCLIDCPPALNMITVNALCASDEVLVPIKIDKFALDGLEYLLDSIEEIKDEFNPNLNFKGCFITMDSSTTVNKVIKQELKSVLGEKMFNTSIHQNIKVVESTFEECPVVFSSKKARASLNYKDLSKEIF, from the coding sequence ATGAAGAAAATATCAGTTTTTAATATTAAAGGTGGAGTTGCTAAAACAACGTCTACTGCTAACTTTGGAGCTTGTTTAGAAGAAAAAGGAGACAGAGTATTATTAGTAGACCTAGATCCTCAATCAAATCTTACTAAGTTATTTAAAGCATATAGTATGGAAGATGTTTCAATTGCAGATGTACTTTTAGATAAAAATTTAGATATTGAAAAGGTAATAAAGAAAACAGATTTCGAGAATATCGATATTTTACCATCTAATGTTACTTTAGCATTTGCTGAAAGAAAGATACTTTTAGATGTTAATCGTAGTCAACAAAATAGATTAGCTAAAGCTCTTGAAGAGATAGAAGATAAATATGATTATTGTTTAATAGATTGTCCACCAGCACTTAATATGATAACAGTAAATGCTCTTTGTGCTTCAGATGAAGTATTAGTACCTATTAAGATAGACAAGTTTGCTTTAGATGGCTTGGAATATCTTTTAGATAGTATAGAAGAAATAAAAGATGAGTTTAATCCAAACCTTAATTTTAAAGGGTGTTTTATAACAATGGATTCTTCTACTACAGTTAATAAGGTTATAAAACAAGAACTTAAATCAGTTTTAGGAGAAAAAATGTTCAATACATCAATACATCAAAATATAAAGGTAGTAGAAAGTACATTTGAAGAATGTCCAGTTGTATTTTCTTCTAAGAAAGCAAGAGCAAGTTTAAACTATAAGGATTTAAGTAAAGAAATATTTTAA
- a CDS encoding ABC transporter ATP-binding protein, translating into MNIIEISNLNKKYFDKVIFKDFSLSIKKGEMIAISGRSGCGKSTLLNMIGLIEKFDSGEIIIDGVKNIKINSKLANKFLREKISYLFQNFALVDEETVEENLRLAIKHTIKNTKKIEEEIIRCLKFVGLEGCQKNYIYELSGGEQQRVAIARLMLKPSEIILADEPTGSLDEENRDIIISLLKELNESGKTIIIVTHDNYVAKQADRIIFL; encoded by the coding sequence ATGAATATTATAGAAATTTCAAATTTAAATAAAAAGTATTTTGATAAGGTAATATTTAAGGATTTTTCTTTGAGTATAAAAAAAGGTGAGATGATTGCTATTAGTGGAAGAAGTGGTTGTGGAAAGAGTACCCTTTTAAATATGATAGGCTTGATAGAAAAATTTGATTCAGGAGAAATAATTATTGACGGTGTAAAAAATATAAAAATAAATAGCAAATTAGCAAATAAGTTTTTAAGGGAAAAGATAAGTTACTTATTTCAAAATTTTGCCTTGGTAGATGAAGAAACTGTAGAGGAGAATTTAAGACTTGCGATTAAGCACACAATTAAAAATACGAAAAAGATTGAAGAAGAAATAATAAGATGTTTAAAATTTGTTGGATTAGAGGGATGTCAAAAAAACTATATATATGAGTTAAGTGGTGGTGAGCAACAGAGAGTAGCTATCGCTAGATTAATGTTAAAACCAAGTGAAATTATTTTAGCAGATGAACCAACAGGCTCATTAGATGAAGAAAATAGAGATATTATAATATCTTTATTAAAAGAACTTAATGAAAGTGGAAAAACAATAATTATCGTGACTCATGATAATTATGTTGCAAAACAAGCAGATAGGATAATCTTTTTATAA
- a CDS encoding ParB/RepB/Spo0J family partition protein: MAKKFSISEGMLNGISKNTRKVEEFQAKENFKIEYINIDRIKRNEKNFYEIVDIESLAEDIKLNGLNHNLVVRKLDNDMYELISGERRYTALSKLVNEGNKEFNLVPCKVIESNDIDSEIILIQANAQSRELTEVEKLTQVERLQELYKIKKKNGEKVPGKIRDIIANDLNLSATQVGRYERINNKLIPELKAVIEQGNLTIANASEFSSLSEENQRVILSIIDDKTNMSKQEAVDLKNKLKKIEEEKELELKKAYEEKELELKRLEEEKKNQVSKLKSENENLKKKLDSNNIEEERKEIEGQIKIEFEEKLKNEKVILEEELKSKYDKKIEDITKEAKENNLEKQRLKDELSKLKEKSNNEVDIKNTKENFVLVQNLKLIDNSFKNLKSQINKMKKENVKVAEETKAKEFLEKYQKEISDLLKKL; this comes from the coding sequence ATGGCTAAAAAGTTTTCAATAAGTGAAGGAATGTTAAATGGAATTTCAAAAAATACTAGAAAAGTTGAGGAGTTTCAAGCTAAAGAAAATTTTAAAATTGAGTATATAAATATAGATAGAATAAAAAGAAATGAGAAAAATTTCTATGAAATAGTGGATATTGAATCTCTTGCAGAAGATATAAAATTAAATGGGTTAAATCATAATTTAGTAGTTAGAAAATTGGATAATGATATGTATGAGTTAATAAGTGGTGAAAGAAGATATACTGCTTTAAGTAAGCTTGTTAATGAAGGAAATAAAGAGTTTAATTTAGTTCCATGTAAAGTTATAGAAAGTAATGATATAGATTCAGAAATAATACTTATTCAAGCTAATGCACAATCAAGAGAGCTTACAGAAGTTGAAAAATTAACACAAGTTGAAAGATTGCAAGAGTTATATAAGATAAAAAAGAAAAATGGAGAAAAAGTTCCAGGTAAAATAAGAGATATTATTGCAAATGATTTAAATTTATCAGCTACACAGGTTGGTAGATATGAGAGAATAAATAATAAGCTTATTCCAGAGTTAAAAGCAGTTATAGAACAAGGTAATTTAACAATAGCAAATGCTTCAGAATTTTCTAGTTTAAGTGAAGAAAATCAAAGAGTGATATTAAGCATAATAGATGATAAAACTAATATGTCTAAACAAGAAGCAGTAGATTTAAAGAATAAGCTTAAAAAGATTGAGGAAGAAAAAGAATTAGAATTGAAAAAAGCTTATGAAGAAAAAGAATTAGAACTTAAAAGGTTAGAAGAAGAAAAGAAAAATCAAGTTTCAAAATTAAAAAGTGAAAATGAAAATTTGAAAAAAAAGCTTGATAGTAATAATATTGAGGAAGAAAGAAAAGAGATAGAAGGTCAAATTAAAATTGAATTTGAAGAAAAACTTAAAAATGAAAAAGTTATATTAGAAGAAGAGTTAAAGAGTAAATATGATAAAAAGATAGAAGATATAACTAAGGAAGCTAAAGAAAATAACTTAGAAAAACAAAGATTAAAGGATGAACTTTCAAAATTAAAAGAAAAATCTAATAATGAAGTTGATATTAAAAATACAAAAGAAAACTTTGTGTTAGTTCAAAATCTAAAATTAATTGACAACTCATTTAAGAATTTAAAAAGTCAAATTAATAAGATGAAAAAAGAAAATGTTAAAGTTGCAGAAGAAACCAAAGCTAAAGAGTTTTTAGAAAAATATCAAAAAGAAATTTCTGACTTATTAAAAAAGTTATAA